In Rhizobium sp. N324, a single genomic region encodes these proteins:
- a CDS encoding lipopolysaccharide biosynthesis protein: protein MASVSQRTATASIWTISGKFLARMLDFVSLLVLARLLSPADFGLVAIATSVLVIVEAILDLPLTQALMRQAAPSDEMFATAFTLSLLRGLAISLLMMTISWPMALIYDDSRLFALVAVLSIAPAMRSMVSPRMVLFMQRFDFKREFVLDLIAKGSTLLFGVGVAVATGSYWGLAIGAVAGPTAAMITSYVFAPMRPTFSLSEWKHFQDMISWNTVSQVLNSINWQLDRLLLPRFTGLSTFGAFSVADNIAGIPYQTFVGPLLRPLMAAFSTVEDRRNLVAAYLKATTAITFVAAPVLIALALLAEPTVRILVGEKWASSAPILQWLCLVSLLGLPTNMMPPLAMVMNHTRYVALRMFVEFAVRVPVTILGIAYFQVAGALGARIVAVLVAYGASLVITRRLIGATFAAQLNSFCRPLAASLPMIAFLLWLEPMLVAMPVGLNLIVSVALCGGAAAAIFWAFALLLWQIVGRPDGIETIVVQRLMPRRNGVLTS, encoded by the coding sequence ATGGCAAGCGTATCCCAGAGGACGGCAACGGCGAGCATTTGGACCATCAGTGGAAAATTCCTCGCGCGCATGCTCGATTTCGTCAGCCTTCTTGTCCTGGCAAGGCTGTTGAGCCCTGCGGATTTCGGCCTGGTCGCCATTGCGACGTCGGTCCTGGTCATCGTCGAAGCGATCCTGGATCTGCCGTTGACGCAGGCGCTGATGCGTCAAGCGGCGCCTTCGGACGAGATGTTCGCCACGGCCTTCACCCTCAGCCTGCTGAGGGGGCTCGCCATCAGCCTGCTGATGATGACCATCTCCTGGCCGATGGCGCTGATCTATGACGATTCCCGGCTTTTCGCCCTTGTCGCCGTTCTGTCGATCGCGCCTGCCATGCGCAGCATGGTCAGTCCGCGCATGGTTCTTTTCATGCAGCGGTTCGATTTCAAACGCGAGTTCGTGCTCGATCTCATCGCCAAGGGATCGACATTGCTGTTCGGGGTGGGTGTAGCTGTGGCGACAGGCAGCTACTGGGGGCTGGCGATCGGAGCGGTGGCCGGCCCGACAGCGGCGATGATCACTTCCTATGTCTTTGCGCCGATGCGGCCGACCTTCAGCCTTTCCGAATGGAAGCATTTTCAGGACATGATCAGCTGGAATACCGTGTCGCAGGTGCTGAATTCGATCAATTGGCAACTGGACCGGCTGCTTCTGCCGCGTTTTACCGGCCTGTCGACGTTCGGCGCCTTCAGCGTCGCCGACAATATCGCGGGCATTCCGTATCAGACCTTCGTCGGGCCGTTGCTGCGTCCGCTGATGGCGGCCTTCTCCACGGTCGAAGACCGCCGCAACCTGGTTGCCGCCTATCTGAAGGCGACGACTGCGATCACCTTCGTCGCGGCCCCCGTTCTCATCGCGCTTGCCCTTCTCGCCGAGCCGACCGTGCGGATCCTCGTCGGCGAGAAATGGGCATCGTCCGCGCCGATCCTGCAATGGCTGTGCCTTGTCAGCCTGCTCGGTCTTCCCACGAACATGATGCCGCCATTGGCCATGGTCATGAACCATACCCGTTATGTCGCTCTCAGGATGTTCGTCGAGTTCGCCGTCAGGGTGCCGGTCACCATTCTGGGCATCGCCTATTTTCAGGTGGCCGGGGCGCTCGGCGCGCGGATCGTGGCAGTCCTCGTCGCCTATGGCGCGTCGCTCGTCATCACGCGGCGGCTGATCGGCGCAACTTTTGCCGCGCAATTGAATTCCTTTTGCCGGCCGCTGGCCGCAAGCCTGCCGATGATCGCTTTCCTGCTCTGGCTGGAGCCGATGCTCGTCGCCATGCCTGTCGGTCTCAATCTTATCGTCAGCGTCGCGCTTTGCGGCGGGGCGGCAGCGGCAATTTTCTGGGCTTTCGCCTTGCTGCTGTGGCAGATCGTGGGAAGGCCCGATGGCATCGAGACCATAGTCGTTCAAAGGCTGATGCCGCGACGAAACGGGGTGCTCACCTCATGA
- a CDS encoding glycosyltransferase family 4 protein produces MTLKATTSLPDARAFLTDAPVMAKRRAAEAGSTKETGKLRVAIVHYWLVSMRGGEKVLEELCRMFPQADIFTLVCNRDRISDFLKTRNIRTSFLQKIPGAQRHYTKMLPLMPFALEQFDLQDYDLVLSSESGPAKGIITRADALHVCYCHSPMRYIWDQFHVYRHGLPWVGRALMSITAPMLRAWDVTTSSRVDVFVANSDYVASRIRRFYDRDSVVIHPPVAVDDFAVGKGKGEFYLYAGQLTTYKRPDIAVRACTEAGRKLVVIGEGEQLPYLKSIAGPTVEFLGHQPFKVLRDHLSRCRALLFPGTEDFGILPVEAMASGRPVLAFDAGGARETVSAPQVGFRFAEQTTEALLETMAAFEEVEDDIDPHAIRAHSLKFSATVFRDRLSGLIEQQLSSHGDGSTGLFGRRPG; encoded by the coding sequence TTGACCCTTAAAGCAACGACCTCTCTTCCCGACGCGAGGGCATTTCTGACCGATGCGCCCGTTATGGCGAAAAGACGCGCTGCGGAGGCGGGAAGCACGAAAGAGACCGGGAAACTTCGGGTCGCGATCGTGCATTACTGGCTCGTTTCGATGCGCGGCGGCGAGAAGGTTCTGGAAGAGCTGTGCCGCATGTTTCCGCAGGCCGACATCTTCACCCTCGTCTGCAACCGGGACCGCATCAGCGATTTTCTGAAGACGCGCAACATCCGCACGTCCTTCCTGCAGAAAATCCCCGGCGCCCAGCGGCACTATACCAAGATGCTGCCGCTGATGCCGTTTGCGCTCGAGCAGTTCGATCTGCAGGATTACGACCTGGTGCTGTCGAGCGAATCCGGGCCTGCCAAAGGCATCATCACCCGCGCCGACGCTCTCCATGTCTGCTACTGCCATTCGCCGATGCGCTACATCTGGGATCAGTTCCATGTCTATCGCCATGGCTTGCCCTGGGTGGGACGCGCCTTGATGTCGATTACCGCGCCCATGCTGCGCGCCTGGGACGTGACGACGTCTTCGCGCGTCGATGTGTTCGTCGCCAACTCCGATTATGTCGCAAGCCGCATTCGCCGCTTCTACGACCGGGACTCCGTCGTGATCCATCCGCCCGTTGCGGTCGACGATTTTGCCGTGGGCAAAGGGAAAGGCGAATTCTACCTCTATGCAGGACAGCTGACCACCTACAAGCGGCCGGATATTGCGGTGCGCGCCTGCACCGAGGCCGGCCGGAAACTGGTGGTGATCGGCGAGGGCGAACAACTCCCTTATCTGAAGTCGATCGCCGGACCGACCGTTGAGTTTCTCGGCCATCAGCCCTTCAAGGTGCTGCGCGACCACCTGTCGCGATGCCGGGCGCTGTTGTTTCCGGGAACGGAGGATTTCGGCATCCTGCCGGTGGAAGCGATGGCGTCAGGACGGCCGGTTTTGGCCTTCGACGCCGGCGGCGCCCGGGAAACCGTGTCCGCGCCGCAGGTGGGCTTTCGCTTCGCCGAGCAGACGACGGAAGCTCTTTTGGAAACGATGGCGGCATTCGAAGAGGTCGAGGACGATATCGATCCGCATGCAATCCGCGCGCACTCGCTGAAATTCTCCGCCACCGTATTCCGCGATCGTCTGTCCGGCCTCATCGAGCAACAGCTGTCCAGCCATGGAGACGGATCTACTGGCCTCTTCGGAAGACGGCCGGGTTGA
- a CDS encoding glycoside hydrolase family 16 protein, with protein sequence MRYGIFSKGLGLLVVLGLGALPGQPSVAQEPLNINAYQLTFEESFDSLDVSAWGEKSSRWIAHTPWNGDFGDARFTDPAPGFPFTTDQGILKIEARKEADGTWRSGLLSSVNPKGEGFSQQFGYFEARMKLPPGKGVWPAFWLIGLDRSKYTAEIDVLEYYGRAPYEFSMGFHIWRQSQGGQNSTGGYWKTVEDGILNSEYHTYGVDIQADKTTFYLDRQYLWSFDTPEEFHMPFYPLVNLALGSGWPIDETPNPSILLVDYIHVYKRKPADAAN encoded by the coding sequence ATGCGTTACGGGATATTTTCTAAGGGTTTGGGTCTGCTTGTCGTTCTTGGTCTGGGTGCGTTGCCCGGCCAGCCGAGCGTCGCCCAGGAACCGCTCAACATCAATGCGTATCAGCTGACGTTCGAGGAGAGTTTCGACAGCCTCGACGTTTCTGCCTGGGGAGAGAAAAGCTCCCGCTGGATCGCCCATACGCCTTGGAACGGCGATTTCGGAGATGCCCGTTTCACCGATCCTGCTCCCGGCTTTCCGTTTACCACCGATCAGGGAATTTTGAAGATCGAAGCGCGCAAGGAGGCCGACGGGACCTGGCGCTCGGGCTTGCTGTCGTCGGTGAACCCGAAGGGCGAAGGTTTCTCGCAGCAGTTCGGCTATTTCGAAGCACGCATGAAGCTGCCGCCGGGCAAGGGCGTCTGGCCGGCCTTCTGGCTGATCGGGCTCGACCGGTCGAAATACACCGCCGAGATCGACGTGCTGGAATATTACGGACGGGCGCCCTACGAATTCAGCATGGGTTTTCATATCTGGCGTCAGAGCCAGGGCGGCCAGAACTCGACCGGCGGCTATTGGAAAACGGTTGAGGACGGAATTTTAAACAGCGAGTATCATACCTACGGCGTCGATATCCAAGCCGACAAGACGACATTCTATCTGGATCGCCAGTACCTCTGGAGCTTCGACACCCCGGAGGAGTTCCACATGCCGTTCTATCCGCTGGTCAATCTGGCGCTCGGCTCGGGATGGCCGATCGATGAAACGCCGAACCCTTCCATTCTGCTCGTCGACTATATCCATGTCTACAAGCGAAAGCCTGCCGACGCCGCCAATTGA
- a CDS encoding glycosyltransferase family 4 protein, with product MHPPLSEGIRSTAGAGRRFSGPRAAKIDRVVVIDDYSVARGGATGLAVMSAKLFRGLGIPVTYICGDDAANAELAALGVSMVGLNSRDLLSAERTKAFVTGIHNGAAVRMVANWIAEKDTANTVYHVHGWHQILSPAIFRALAPVAGRCMVHAHDFFTACPNGAFFDYQAQEICRRRPLGGGCIATACDKRSYAHKLWRVARGSNILRLLKGQADFGRIILLHEKMASFLVGAGYRPDRLTTIRNPVAPLSIKRIEAEANDEFVFIGRLDEEKGVEDAVAATRKAGVRLCVIGDGPLMPRVAASGDHVRAVGWQSHEEIGPTIRKARALLMPSRYPEPFGLVAIEAARSGLPVIMSRSAFLAEEMERAGMAVACDTADESAFAESLTRFSQMPRQEVRAMSERAFRLSPDLASTHEEWRDALLAEYHSLISTNAVFEPADGAVIQGVFS from the coding sequence ATGCACCCGCCGCTTTCCGAGGGCATCCGATCCACCGCTGGCGCCGGCCGCCGTTTTTCCGGCCCCCGCGCTGCAAAGATCGACCGCGTGGTCGTCATCGACGACTATTCGGTGGCCAGAGGCGGCGCGACAGGCCTGGCGGTGATGTCCGCCAAGCTTTTCCGCGGGCTCGGCATCCCCGTGACCTATATTTGCGGGGATGACGCCGCCAATGCGGAGCTTGCCGCACTCGGGGTCTCGATGGTCGGGCTGAACAGCCGCGACCTGCTCAGCGCCGAGCGTACGAAGGCGTTCGTCACGGGTATTCACAACGGCGCCGCCGTCCGCATGGTGGCGAACTGGATTGCCGAAAAGGATACCGCCAACACCGTCTACCATGTGCATGGCTGGCACCAGATCCTGTCTCCCGCGATTTTCAGAGCGCTGGCGCCGGTCGCCGGACGATGCATGGTTCACGCACATGATTTCTTTACGGCCTGCCCCAACGGTGCCTTCTTCGACTATCAGGCGCAGGAAATCTGCCGGCGACGCCCGCTTGGCGGAGGCTGCATTGCGACGGCGTGCGACAAGAGAAGTTATGCGCACAAATTGTGGCGGGTCGCCCGTGGCTCGAATATCCTCCGGCTCTTGAAGGGACAGGCCGATTTCGGCCGGATCATCCTGCTGCACGAAAAGATGGCGAGCTTTCTCGTCGGTGCCGGTTATCGGCCCGATCGGCTGACGACGATCCGCAATCCCGTCGCTCCCCTCTCCATCAAACGCATCGAGGCTGAGGCCAACGACGAGTTCGTGTTCATCGGGCGGCTGGACGAGGAGAAAGGTGTCGAGGATGCCGTCGCCGCCACGCGCAAAGCCGGCGTCAGGCTCTGCGTGATCGGGGACGGGCCGCTAATGCCGCGGGTCGCAGCGTCAGGAGATCATGTCAGGGCCGTCGGCTGGCAGTCGCATGAAGAGATCGGCCCGACCATCCGCAAGGCGCGTGCGCTGCTGATGCCCTCGCGCTATCCCGAGCCGTTCGGTCTCGTCGCGATCGAGGCGGCCAGGAGCGGTCTGCCGGTCATCATGTCGCGCAGCGCCTTTCTCGCCGAAGAAATGGAAAGAGCCGGCATGGCGGTTGCCTGCGATACGGCAGATGAAAGCGCCTTCGCCGAAAGTTTGACGCGGTTCAGTCAAATGCCGAGACAAGAGGTTCGCGCCATGAGCGAGCGGGCTTTCCGGCTGTCGCCGGATCTCGCCTCGACACATGAGGAATGGCGCGACGCGCTGCTTGCCGAATACCACAGCCTGATTTCGACGAATGCGGTTTTTGAGCCCGCAGACGGTGCGGTGATACAAGGAGTATTCAGTTGA
- a CDS encoding sugar transferase yields the protein MAWEAHSFEAWSRVGRPAEGGDIHASQPRAAARSSKRALDLLMAVTALILLSPLLLFVAMIVKCSDRGPVFYSHTRIGFGGAPFGCLKFRTMKTDASAQLAELLQNSPAARSEWEATHKLKDDPRITAVGDILRRSSLDELPQLFNVLRGEMSLVGPRPVTAEELPRYGEHIWAYMAVRPGLTGHWQTSGRNDVSYEHRVSLDVHYLNNWSLGRDLIIIAKTIPALFSQRGSY from the coding sequence ATGGCATGGGAAGCACATAGTTTCGAGGCATGGTCGCGTGTCGGACGGCCTGCGGAAGGCGGCGACATCCATGCGTCCCAGCCGCGTGCAGCAGCCCGATCATCCAAGCGCGCGCTCGACCTTCTGATGGCGGTCACCGCCCTGATCCTGCTTTCCCCGCTTCTGCTCTTCGTCGCAATGATCGTGAAGTGCTCCGATCGCGGCCCGGTCTTCTATTCCCATACGCGCATCGGCTTCGGCGGAGCGCCGTTCGGATGTCTCAAATTTCGCACGATGAAGACCGATGCGAGCGCTCAGCTTGCCGAATTGCTGCAGAACAGCCCGGCTGCGCGCAGCGAATGGGAAGCGACGCACAAGCTGAAAGATGATCCGAGGATCACGGCTGTCGGCGACATCCTCAGGCGGTCGAGCCTCGACGAGCTCCCCCAGCTGTTCAATGTCCTGCGTGGTGAAATGAGCCTAGTCGGCCCCCGGCCGGTCACCGCCGAGGAATTGCCGCGTTACGGCGAGCATATCTGGGCCTACATGGCCGTCCGTCCTGGACTGACCGGTCACTGGCAGACCAGCGGGCGCAACGATGTCAGCTACGAGCACCGGGTTTCGCTCGACGTTCACTACCTCAACAACTGGTCGCTCGGCCGGGACTTGATCATCATCGCCAAAACCATCCCCGCTCTGTTTTCGCAGCGTGGCTCGTACTGA
- a CDS encoding glycosyltransferase family 2 protein: MISPSAGTTRQDRPLRIALGIASAGRPSILRETIDYLTGLPHQAERLIVCVPVIEDAAGLAGRRNVEVFVGSRGLTAQRNRIIRAAAADTDVLIFLDDDFIPAATFLPRMAAVFAARPEVAIATGEVLADGVLDGGLSMQQALEVLDTAGETAEHVADIYNAYGCNMAVRLAPVIAHALAFDEQLPLYGWLEDVDFSRSIARHGRSVHVEGARGVHLGVRSGRQPGRRLGYSQVANPVYLIRKGTMSKGRAIAQIGRNILANMSGTLLKDRLIDRWGRLNGNLLALSDLLVGRASPSRILEFGTPSPREMPSPSIATKRR, encoded by the coding sequence ATGATCTCACCTTCGGCTGGAACAACAAGACAGGACCGTCCATTGCGGATCGCCTTGGGGATCGCCTCGGCGGGGCGCCCTTCGATACTGCGGGAGACGATCGACTATCTCACAGGCCTGCCGCACCAGGCGGAACGGCTCATCGTCTGCGTGCCTGTTATTGAGGATGCCGCCGGGCTCGCCGGCCGCCGCAATGTGGAAGTCTTCGTCGGCAGCCGCGGCCTGACCGCCCAGCGCAACAGGATTATCCGGGCCGCAGCGGCTGATACGGACGTTCTGATCTTCCTGGATGACGACTTCATTCCCGCCGCGACCTTCCTGCCGCGGATGGCAGCCGTCTTTGCAGCAAGGCCGGAGGTAGCAATCGCCACCGGGGAGGTGCTGGCCGACGGCGTCCTCGACGGGGGCCTCAGCATGCAGCAGGCCCTGGAGGTTCTCGATACGGCAGGCGAAACCGCCGAGCATGTGGCGGATATTTACAACGCCTATGGATGCAATATGGCGGTTCGCCTTGCGCCCGTTATCGCGCACGCCCTGGCCTTCGACGAGCAGCTGCCGCTTTACGGCTGGCTCGAGGATGTCGATTTCAGCAGGTCCATCGCCCGCCACGGCCGGTCCGTGCACGTCGAAGGCGCCCGCGGCGTGCATCTCGGCGTCAGATCCGGACGCCAGCCCGGCCGAAGGCTCGGCTATTCACAGGTCGCCAATCCGGTCTACCTGATCCGCAAAGGCACGATGTCGAAAGGTCGTGCAATTGCGCAGATCGGCCGCAACATCCTGGCAAATATGTCGGGCACCTTGTTGAAGGACCGCCTGATCGACCGGTGGGGCCGTTTGAACGGCAATTTGCTGGCGCTATCCGACCTTCTTGTCGGCCGTGCCTCTCCGTCCCGCATTCTCGAATTCGGCACTCCGTCGCCGCGCGAGATGCCTTCCCCGTCGATCGCAACGAAACGGAGATAG
- a CDS encoding polysaccharide biosynthesis/export family protein — protein MQPTSLFDRLVSAALALLAFCCLTGWSVAQAQTFTLVPEDKVRLRVVEWRSSDSRYASWEALDGVYTIDDAGNLSIPIAGHLQANGKTTEQLADGIAAALAEKSALPGKPYIALEIAEHAPIFVTGTVQTPGRYPFEPNMTVMKAVSIAGGFLREREDNTYFERDRIQAAGAYRTAVLNRRDLLMRQARLRAEIAGEQSFEIPAELLGTPDVDKLKAQELNLMRLRRVDIASQIEAANDLTRLYGQQAESLEAKISSQKRQIELAQKELDNVNSLVSKGLVSNSRQVSVDRWVADAQGTLIDLEVALTTARQGLSEADRSKINIVNRQNSENQDLLNQVNLAIGRAAIDIQVAQLLGEQAGYDAQLAQINTDAPGLGRTQKNYRIVRRNDDGTSRSIVADEQTALLPHDLVEVGLDTNLQTPASPPQAAPQKQSSTVPSSDVAGDNRPAPGWVSQAGSN, from the coding sequence ATGCAGCCTACATCCTTGTTCGATCGCCTCGTCTCCGCGGCACTCGCCTTGCTGGCATTCTGCTGCCTGACCGGCTGGAGCGTCGCCCAGGCGCAAACATTCACTCTCGTGCCGGAAGACAAGGTCAGGCTGCGCGTCGTCGAATGGCGGTCGTCGGATTCCCGCTATGCCAGCTGGGAGGCTCTCGACGGCGTCTATACCATTGATGATGCCGGCAATCTGTCGATCCCGATCGCCGGCCACCTGCAGGCGAATGGAAAGACGACCGAGCAGCTTGCCGATGGCATTGCCGCCGCGCTGGCCGAAAAGTCCGCACTTCCGGGCAAGCCGTATATCGCCCTGGAGATTGCCGAGCATGCACCGATTTTCGTCACCGGCACCGTGCAGACGCCCGGCCGCTATCCTTTCGAGCCCAACATGACGGTGATGAAGGCTGTCAGCATCGCCGGCGGCTTCCTGCGGGAACGCGAAGACAATACCTATTTCGAGCGCGACCGGATCCAGGCCGCCGGCGCCTATCGAACGGCCGTTCTCAACCGGCGCGACCTGCTGATGCGGCAGGCGCGGCTGCGTGCCGAGATCGCCGGCGAGCAGAGTTTCGAAATCCCCGCCGAACTCCTGGGAACACCCGACGTGGACAAGCTGAAGGCCCAGGAACTGAACCTGATGCGGCTGCGGCGCGTCGACATCGCCAGCCAGATCGAAGCGGCGAACGACCTCACGCGCCTCTATGGCCAGCAGGCCGAGTCGCTGGAGGCCAAGATCAGTTCGCAAAAACGGCAGATTGAACTTGCCCAGAAAGAACTGGACAATGTCAACAGCCTGGTGAGCAAAGGCCTGGTCAGCAATTCGCGCCAGGTCTCGGTCGACCGCTGGGTTGCGGATGCGCAAGGCACCCTGATCGATCTCGAAGTCGCCCTGACCACGGCCCGCCAGGGCCTCAGCGAGGCCGACCGTTCCAAGATCAACATCGTCAACCGGCAGAACAGCGAAAACCAGGACCTGCTGAACCAGGTCAATCTCGCGATCGGCAGGGCGGCGATCGACATCCAGGTGGCCCAGCTTCTGGGCGAACAGGCCGGCTACGATGCCCAACTCGCCCAGATCAACACGGACGCGCCGGGTCTCGGCAGGACGCAGAAGAATTACAGGATCGTGCGCCGCAACGACGACGGGACCTCCCGCAGCATCGTGGCGGACGAGCAAACCGCATTGCTGCCGCACGATCTCGTCGAGGTCGGTTTGGACACGAACCTTCAGACGCCAGCTTCGCCGCCGCAGGCCGCACCGCAGAAACAGAGCTCGACGGTCCCGTCCTCCGATGTGGCCGGGGACAATCGCCCGGCTCCCGGCTGGGTCTCCCAGGCGGGATCGAATTAG
- a CDS encoding Crp/Fnr family transcriptional regulator, with product MDGVTHASDRRTGIGRAAISAGGGIHLGGRIVLDDEFLSCRSSVRRFRRGEVIAGAGVLIDMFARVHSGVVSASTMLPDGREFIVEIIPKSGLIGELEVLRRQTLSLEYRAGSNCELHFFEGRLLRDMYASDPAFREKVFSRALARISELELRIIANAASSLQSRLASTLLRLSAVYGKDAANSGDELIISQNDLAATLPASREKVNQCLRRLREGKIIDGGQGKIRILNRKALEACANGAVSVK from the coding sequence ATGGACGGGGTGACACACGCATCAGATCGCCGGACGGGCATCGGCAGGGCGGCGATATCGGCCGGCGGCGGCATTCATCTCGGCGGCCGCATAGTGCTCGACGATGAATTTCTTTCCTGCCGGTCGAGCGTCCGACGTTTCCGGCGCGGCGAGGTCATTGCCGGGGCAGGCGTCCTGATCGACATGTTCGCGCGCGTGCATTCAGGGGTGGTCAGTGCCAGCACGATGCTGCCCGATGGCAGGGAATTCATTGTCGAGATCATTCCGAAATCAGGCCTGATCGGCGAGCTCGAGGTGCTGCGCAGGCAGACACTGAGCCTCGAATATCGAGCCGGTTCCAACTGCGAACTGCATTTCTTCGAGGGTCGCCTGCTGCGCGATATGTATGCCAGCGATCCCGCCTTCCGCGAAAAGGTCTTTTCCAGGGCGCTGGCGCGTATTTCGGAGCTCGAGCTCCGGATCATTGCGAATGCGGCGTCAAGCCTGCAGTCGAGGCTGGCCAGCACGCTGCTGCGGCTTTCGGCTGTTTACGGAAAAGACGCGGCAAACAGCGGGGACGAACTGATCATCTCGCAAAATGACCTGGCCGCGACGCTGCCGGCGTCGCGCGAGAAGGTCAATCAATGCCTGCGGCGCCTGCGGGAAGGCAAGATCATCGACGGTGGCCAGGGCAAGATCCGCATTCTCAACCGCAAGGCGCTGGAGGCCTGTGCCAACGGCGCGGTTTCGGTGAAGTAA
- a CDS encoding GumC family protein produces MLFFLRMRWLWIVATTFAFLAIAGSYLLTAEPTYVASTQLVIFPQVNSSEAQRAFAEDAFIEGQLEIARSSDVIGGTVRALDLDSDPDFVDWKPSLLDRAKDWLLGISAQVDTGQDAAGMRTSETPPRPRTEEERLHDLAIATLQSMMDIRRIGSSTIIEISAAASTPQKAVAIADTLARQYIQKNIAMKADASRQYSDWLEKFIREQQRGLADASSALNTFNSNPRDQFKLAELQSATDARRTLYESTLTQLTEAKQRITYPVSDATIVSRATLPLSKARPRSTLIIIFAGAVGLGVGLALAMIRHASDRRIVRPQQITDAGGVSIVTLLARSNQDRNGHTARFLAAGTGSGETTAYPALPGMAELSATIVGLRRKRRVAIGIVAVDPGSGASTIACELAVLSSMSGAHTLLIDAAAQKSSLSKSIAPHTSTGLVDVLDNGELIQTAALPLTPTLKFLPLGKVEAVTPAVRLSSRRTQLSFADLKKEFDAIFVDISAFSTSPDANAIAPELDGVLVVTSHGHTSIDDTVRVIDTMRNVGAEIVGAIINHAPKRIES; encoded by the coding sequence ATGCTGTTTTTTCTCAGAATGCGCTGGCTATGGATCGTGGCCACGACCTTTGCCTTTCTTGCAATCGCCGGCAGCTATCTTCTCACCGCCGAGCCGACTTACGTTGCCAGCACACAACTTGTGATCTTCCCCCAGGTGAACAGCTCCGAAGCTCAAAGAGCCTTCGCGGAAGACGCATTCATAGAAGGGCAGCTGGAGATTGCCCGATCGAGCGATGTCATCGGCGGGACGGTAAGAGCGCTTGATCTTGATAGCGATCCCGACTTTGTCGATTGGAAGCCTTCGCTGCTCGACAGGGCGAAGGACTGGCTTCTGGGAATTTCTGCTCAAGTGGATACGGGGCAGGACGCGGCAGGCATGCGAACGAGTGAAACGCCGCCCAGACCCCGCACGGAGGAGGAACGGCTCCATGACCTGGCAATCGCCACGCTGCAGAGCATGATGGACATCCGCCGGATCGGGAGTTCGACGATCATCGAGATATCAGCTGCAGCGTCGACTCCTCAGAAAGCCGTCGCCATCGCCGATACGCTCGCCAGGCAATATATCCAGAAGAATATCGCGATGAAGGCCGATGCTTCCCGACAATACAGCGACTGGCTGGAAAAATTCATCAGGGAGCAGCAGCGCGGGCTGGCCGATGCCTCTAGCGCCTTGAACACATTCAACAGCAATCCGCGCGACCAGTTCAAGCTTGCGGAGCTGCAGAGCGCGACGGATGCCCGCCGCACCCTTTATGAAAGCACGCTGACCCAGCTTACCGAAGCCAAACAGCGCATAACCTACCCCGTCTCCGACGCCACGATCGTCTCGCGGGCCACGCTGCCTCTTTCGAAGGCGAGGCCGCGCAGCACTCTCATCATCATCTTTGCCGGGGCGGTTGGCCTCGGCGTCGGCCTGGCGCTCGCCATGATAAGGCACGCCAGCGACCGCCGGATCGTCCGTCCTCAGCAGATCACGGATGCCGGCGGAGTGTCCATCGTCACCTTGCTGGCAAGATCGAATCAGGATCGGAACGGGCATACTGCCCGCTTCCTCGCTGCCGGCACGGGCAGCGGTGAGACCACCGCCTATCCTGCCCTTCCCGGCATGGCGGAATTGAGCGCAACCATCGTCGGCCTTCGGCGCAAACGCCGCGTCGCCATCGGGATAGTCGCCGTCGATCCCGGCAGCGGGGCATCGACCATTGCATGCGAACTGGCGGTGCTGTCGTCCATGTCAGGCGCGCACACGCTGCTGATCGATGCGGCTGCGCAGAAATCCTCGCTCAGCAAATCGATCGCGCCCCATACGTCCACAGGTCTCGTCGATGTTCTCGACAATGGCGAACTGATCCAGACGGCGGCGCTGCCCCTCACCCCGACCCTGAAATTCCTTCCGCTCGGCAAGGTGGAAGCAGTGACGCCGGCCGTTCGCCTCAGTTCCCGCCGCACGCAGTTGAGCTTCGCCGACCTGAAAAAGGAGTTCGACGCCATATTCGTCGATATTTCCGCATTCTCGACTTCCCCTGACGCCAATGCGATCGCGCCGGAGCTGGATGGCGTCCTCGTGGTCACCTCGCATGGGCACACCTCGATCGACGATACCGTGCGCGTCATCGACACCATGCGCAATGTCGGCGCCGAGATCGTCGGCGCGATCATCAACCATGCACCGAAGAGAATAGAGTCATGA